In the Streptomyces sp. NBC_00525 genome, one interval contains:
- a CDS encoding ABC transporter permease: MFLALLELRAARGRFALMGSVVVLVAALVGIVSGFTTGLGDDTVSALRALPASHLAFSSDARSDQFARSLLGPKTATALREDAGTDVTPLGVSITRGTTDRGAEVDLAAFGVEPDGFLSPAVTGGSPLTTTDPGTVVVSGALVDEGVAVGDTLVIDRLGVELRVVGTTGRLSYGHVPAAYVPLTTWQRIRFATPGAPAATEVPDQFGALALRSAPDTPVAELDARHSTTTLTKEEAYEAAPGYTGERVTMNSIQVFLYLIAPLVVGAFFAVWTVQRGPELALLRALGASRRRLLAHTVAQAALVVVAGTAVGALLAAAVGLLVGEQVPFSLPATTLLTTMCTVAAVGLAGTALTLRRVTSADPLIMLGANR; encoded by the coding sequence GTGTTCCTCGCTCTGCTGGAGCTGCGGGCCGCCCGAGGGCGCTTCGCGCTCATGGGGTCCGTCGTGGTGCTCGTCGCCGCACTCGTCGGCATCGTCTCCGGTTTCACCACCGGCCTCGGCGACGACACCGTCTCCGCCCTGCGCGCCCTGCCCGCCTCCCACCTGGCCTTCTCGTCCGACGCCCGGTCCGACCAGTTCGCCCGCAGCCTCCTCGGCCCCAAGACGGCCACCGCCCTGCGCGAGGACGCGGGCACCGACGTCACACCCCTCGGCGTCTCCATCACCCGGGGCACCACCGACCGGGGCGCCGAGGTGGACCTCGCCGCCTTCGGCGTCGAGCCGGACGGCTTCCTCAGCCCCGCCGTCACCGGCGGCAGCCCGCTCACCACCACCGACCCCGGCACCGTCGTCGTCTCCGGCGCGCTCGTGGACGAGGGCGTGGCCGTGGGCGACACCCTCGTCATCGACCGCCTCGGCGTCGAACTGCGCGTCGTCGGCACCACCGGCCGCCTCAGCTACGGCCATGTACCCGCCGCCTACGTCCCCCTGACGACCTGGCAGCGCATCCGCTTCGCCACCCCCGGCGCGCCCGCCGCCACCGAGGTCCCCGACCAATTCGGCGCACTGGCCCTGCGCTCGGCGCCGGACACCCCGGTGGCCGAACTGGACGCACGCCACTCCACCACCACGCTCACCAAGGAGGAGGCGTACGAGGCGGCCCCCGGCTACACCGGCGAACGCGTCACGATGAACTCGATCCAGGTCTTCCTCTACCTGATCGCCCCGCTCGTCGTCGGCGCCTTCTTCGCCGTGTGGACCGTGCAGCGCGGCCCCGAACTCGCCCTGCTCCGCGCCCTCGGCGCCTCCCGCCGACGGCTCCTGGCCCACACCGTCGCACAGGCCGCCCTGGTCGTCGTGGCCGGTACCGCGGTCGGCGCCCTGCTCGCGGCGGCGGTCGGCCTGCTCGTGGGGGAGCAGGTGCCCTTCAGCCTGCCCGCCACCACCCTCCTCACCACCATGTGCACCGTCGCGGCCGTGGGCCTCGCCGGCACCGCGCTGACCCTGCGCCGGGTCACCTCCGCCGACCCGCTGATCATGCTGGGAGCCAACCGATGA
- a CDS encoding acetyl-CoA C-acetyltransferase: MPDARDVVICEPLRTPIGRFGGVFAGERPAALAARVIAEVVARTGIDPDRVDEVILGHSYPSAEAPAIGRVAALDAGLPQTVTGLQTDRRCGSGLQAVLDAAMQIAAGFSEVVVAGGVDVMSAAPYYTHDGRWGIKGPGLQLHDALARGRVTAGGLDHPVPGGMIETAENLRRAYGISREDQDALALRSQRRAGRAATEGRYGKEMVPVTVRTRKGETVVTADEHPRPDTTAEQLAALRPVMLKSDPEATVTAGNASGQNDAAAACLVTSAATAERLGLTPLVRLVSFARAGVPAATMGLGPVPATHAALGRAGLTLGDLDLIELNEAFAAQVLACTRELGLGEKDHEQRINVNGSGVSLGHPVGATGARILATLTRELHRREARYGLETMCIGGGQGLAAVFERIAP; encoded by the coding sequence GTGCCCGACGCCCGCGATGTCGTGATCTGCGAACCCCTGCGCACCCCCATCGGCCGCTTCGGCGGGGTGTTCGCCGGGGAGCGGCCGGCCGCCCTGGCCGCCCGCGTCATCGCCGAGGTCGTCGCCCGCACCGGCATCGACCCCGACCGGGTGGACGAGGTGATCCTCGGCCACTCCTACCCCTCCGCGGAGGCCCCCGCCATCGGCCGGGTCGCCGCCCTGGACGCCGGGCTGCCCCAGACGGTCACCGGCCTGCAGACCGACCGCCGCTGCGGCTCCGGGCTCCAGGCCGTCCTGGACGCGGCCATGCAGATCGCGGCCGGGTTCAGCGAGGTCGTCGTCGCGGGCGGCGTGGACGTGATGAGCGCGGCCCCCTACTACACGCACGACGGGCGCTGGGGCATCAAGGGCCCCGGCCTCCAGCTCCACGACGCGCTCGCCCGCGGCCGGGTCACCGCGGGCGGCCTCGACCACCCCGTCCCCGGCGGCATGATCGAGACCGCCGAGAACCTGCGCCGCGCGTACGGCATCAGCCGCGAGGACCAGGACGCGCTGGCCCTGCGCTCCCAGCGGCGCGCGGGCCGCGCCGCCACCGAGGGCCGGTACGGGAAGGAGATGGTCCCCGTCACCGTGCGGACGCGCAAGGGCGAGACCGTCGTCACCGCCGACGAGCACCCCCGCCCCGACACCACCGCCGAACAGCTCGCCGCGCTCCGCCCGGTCATGCTGAAGTCCGACCCGGAGGCCACCGTCACCGCCGGCAACGCCAGCGGCCAGAACGACGCGGCGGCCGCCTGCCTGGTGACCAGCGCCGCCACCGCCGAACGCCTCGGCCTCACCCCGCTGGTCCGGCTGGTCTCCTTCGCCCGCGCCGGGGTGCCCGCCGCCACCATGGGCCTGGGCCCCGTCCCCGCCACCCACGCCGCCCTCGGCCGCGCCGGGCTCACCCTCGGCGACCTCGACCTGATCGAGCTGAACGAGGCGTTCGCCGCCCAGGTCCTGGCCTGCACCCGCGAACTCGGCCTCGGCGAGAAGGACCACGAGCAGCGGATCAACGTGAACGGCTCCGGCGTCTCGCTGGGCCACCCGGTCGGCGCCACCGGCGCCCGCATCCTCGCCACCCTCACCCGCGAACTGCACCGCCGCGAGGCCCGCTACGGCCTGGAGACGATGTGCATCGGCGGCGGCCAGGGCCTCGCGGCCGTCTTCGAACGCATCGCCCCCTGA
- a CDS encoding rodlin gives MIKKMMASAAVAASIVGVSAAVAPSAMAIGNDQGTTTLNGNGAVQSYGNSATHGDWSPQFALIQGSLNKPCIALPAKVNAGSLLGVVPISVQDINVLSSPQNQQCTENSTQTKGDEALSHILDDIPILSGNGVAND, from the coding sequence ATGATCAAGAAGATGATGGCCTCGGCAGCCGTCGCCGCATCGATCGTCGGCGTCTCCGCCGCGGTCGCCCCGTCGGCCATGGCCATCGGCAACGACCAGGGCACCACCACCCTGAACGGCAACGGTGCCGTGCAGTCGTACGGCAACTCCGCCACCCACGGCGACTGGAGCCCGCAGTTCGCGCTCATCCAGGGCTCGCTCAACAAGCCCTGCATCGCCCTGCCGGCCAAGGTCAACGCCGGTTCGCTGCTCGGCGTCGTGCCGATCTCGGTCCAGGACATCAACGTCCTGTCCTCGCCGCAGAACCAGCAGTGCACCGAGAACTCCACCCAGACCAAGGGTGACGAGGCGCTGTCGCACATCCTGGACGACATCCCGATCCTCTCGGGCAACGGCGTCGCCAACGACTGA
- a CDS encoding B12-binding domain-containing radical SAM protein codes for MSVFVPLGMPRFEGGPDRGPRPGRGTGDTAYLLINPPVTDPTTAYHSIPYLVGAARAAGHTEYACVDANLDAFTYLADPARFGAALDAARALRAEIGARAAAPRRHDEIRYRQTLAAEGLTATSARDAIAVFQDAEHFYHPPTYAQAVAVMSRWWQLLALDMPPGTADGFSMRVKAAVNLCSTKDLSDPAVPAAVARPFEGYFTDEFVPKLRERPWAVVGLSVNYTSQLPVALRMARLVRTVLPDTVIVFGGTEVGDVVKYAPEPAAAWRVFQDADLIVPGEGETALIGILDAVGNGATRHGDAFEGIGGVMTRNRPDPDIAYGSVATLASPAYDVWQWDRYWAPEPVLLYSPTRGCYWNKCTFCDYGLNTDRPTSPSRERPVAAVLQDLREASSYARTVYFAVDAMSPRYLRTLAAALAESSLDLRWSAELRLERTFPKRSAGEVLAASGCVAVSFGYESGAQRVLDLIDKGVKIEVVPDVLAELARNGIAAQMMGFTGFPTETAEEALETYEFLQRHEKLWTTSGIGVFALTPGSMVAKNPDRFGIDVLPTSASDDIRRYLPWRDRRTGEAHWPVAADPRIPREYYAGNRRTDFDRPFLGGIDSAHTLLYFARYGRDLLPGTPEGAGHKEEPRVRLVEEPVVTVPFASVEGLTGIDDLMAQVVRRSRQDLDTTSAGYGEWLDGTGSARPGSCGVLVLTHGELVEVPAGVDFTTDNAMTRALRLMLATRARA; via the coding sequence ATGAGCGTGTTCGTCCCGCTGGGCATGCCGCGGTTCGAGGGCGGACCGGACCGGGGCCCGCGGCCGGGCCGGGGCACCGGCGACACCGCGTACCTGCTGATCAACCCGCCGGTGACCGACCCCACGACCGCCTACCACTCGATCCCGTACCTGGTGGGCGCCGCCAGGGCGGCCGGCCACACCGAGTACGCCTGCGTGGACGCCAACCTCGACGCCTTCACCTACCTCGCCGACCCCGCGCGCTTCGGCGCCGCGCTCGACGCCGCCCGCGCCCTGCGCGCCGAGATCGGGGCCAGGGCCGCCGCCCCGCGCCGCCACGACGAGATCCGCTACCGGCAGACGCTGGCCGCCGAGGGCCTGACCGCCACATCGGCGCGCGACGCGATCGCCGTCTTCCAGGACGCCGAGCACTTCTACCACCCCCCGACCTACGCCCAGGCGGTCGCGGTGATGAGCCGCTGGTGGCAGCTGCTCGCTCTGGACATGCCGCCCGGCACCGCGGACGGCTTCTCCATGCGGGTGAAGGCCGCCGTCAACCTGTGCAGTACGAAGGACCTGTCCGACCCGGCGGTCCCGGCGGCCGTCGCCCGCCCCTTCGAGGGCTACTTCACCGACGAGTTCGTCCCGAAGCTGCGCGAACGCCCCTGGGCCGTGGTCGGACTCTCCGTCAACTACACCAGCCAGCTGCCCGTCGCGCTGCGCATGGCCCGGCTCGTCCGCACCGTCCTCCCGGACACGGTGATCGTCTTCGGCGGCACGGAAGTCGGCGACGTCGTGAAGTACGCGCCCGAGCCCGCGGCCGCCTGGCGGGTCTTCCAGGACGCCGACCTGATCGTCCCCGGCGAGGGCGAGACCGCCCTCATCGGCATCCTCGACGCCGTCGGCAACGGCGCGACCAGGCACGGCGACGCCTTCGAGGGCATCGGCGGGGTCATGACCCGCAACCGGCCCGACCCGGACATCGCCTACGGCAGCGTGGCGACGCTCGCCTCCCCGGCGTACGACGTCTGGCAATGGGACCGCTACTGGGCACCCGAACCGGTGCTCCTCTACAGCCCGACCCGCGGCTGCTACTGGAACAAGTGCACCTTCTGCGACTACGGCCTGAACACCGACCGGCCGACCTCGCCCTCGCGCGAACGCCCCGTCGCCGCCGTCCTGCAGGACCTGCGCGAGGCCAGCAGCTATGCCAGGACCGTGTACTTCGCTGTGGACGCCATGTCCCCCCGCTATCTGCGCACCCTCGCCGCCGCCCTCGCCGAATCCTCCCTGGACCTGCGCTGGTCCGCCGAACTGCGCCTGGAACGGACCTTCCCCAAGCGCTCCGCCGGTGAAGTCCTCGCCGCCTCCGGCTGCGTGGCGGTCTCCTTCGGCTACGAGTCCGGCGCCCAGCGGGTCCTCGACCTCATCGACAAGGGCGTGAAGATCGAGGTGGTCCCCGACGTCCTCGCGGAACTGGCGCGCAACGGCATCGCCGCCCAGATGATGGGCTTCACCGGCTTCCCCACCGAGACCGCCGAAGAGGCGCTGGAGACGTACGAGTTCCTCCAGCGGCACGAGAAGCTGTGGACGACCTCCGGCATCGGCGTGTTCGCCCTGACCCCCGGCTCCATGGTCGCCAAGAACCCCGACCGCTTCGGCATCGACGTCCTGCCGACCTCCGCCTCCGACGACATCCGGCGCTATCTGCCCTGGCGCGACCGCCGCACCGGAGAGGCGCACTGGCCGGTCGCCGCCGACCCCCGCATCCCGCGCGAGTACTACGCCGGCAACCGCAGGACCGACTTCGACCGGCCCTTCCTCGGAGGCATCGACTCCGCGCACACCCTGCTGTACTTCGCCCGCTACGGCCGGGACCTGCTGCCCGGAACCCCCGAGGGCGCCGGCCACAAGGAGGAACCCCGCGTCCGCCTCGTCGAGGAGCCCGTCGTCACCGTGCCGTTCGCCTCCGTCGAGGGGCTGACCGGCATCGACGACCTGATGGCCCAGGTCGTCCGGCGCAGCCGGCAGGACCTGGACACCACCTCCGCCGGCTACGGGGAATGGCTCGACGGGACCGGATCGGCCCGCCCCGGCTCCTGCGGGGTCCTCGTCCTCACCCACGGCGAACTGGTCGAGGTGCCCGCCGGGGTGGACTTCACCACCGACAACGCGATGACCCGCGCACTGCGCCTGATGCTGGCCACGCGGGCCCGCGCCTGA
- a CDS encoding TetR/AcrR family transcriptional regulator, with translation MPRISAATVAEHHAQQRLALVRAARALLEEGDAEAVTFAAVARATGLARNSVYKYFPGRPELLAAVVEDALPRWTDAIRSGMAAAHTPRERIAAYVSAQLELVRSGEHRIARALAGVRDAKLVRESAGRAHAELLTPLIGALTELGEDDPRRTAVLLQGIVNAATTAIEAGDNYRAVSERAVRMAVTAITGTPDR, from the coding sequence ATGCCCCGCATCAGCGCCGCCACGGTCGCCGAGCACCACGCCCAGCAGCGGCTGGCCCTGGTGCGGGCGGCGCGCGCGCTGCTGGAGGAGGGCGACGCGGAGGCGGTCACCTTCGCCGCCGTGGCGCGGGCCACGGGCCTGGCGCGCAACAGCGTGTACAAGTACTTTCCGGGCCGGCCCGAGCTCCTGGCCGCCGTGGTCGAGGACGCGCTGCCCCGCTGGACGGACGCGATCCGGTCCGGCATGGCGGCGGCGCACACCCCGCGCGAGCGGATCGCCGCCTATGTGTCGGCGCAGCTGGAGCTGGTGCGGAGCGGGGAGCACCGGATCGCCCGCGCCCTGGCCGGGGTGCGGGACGCGAAGCTGGTACGGGAGAGCGCGGGCCGGGCGCACGCGGAGCTGCTCACCCCGCTGATCGGCGCGCTCACGGAGCTGGGCGAGGACGATCCCCGCCGCACGGCGGTGCTGCTCCAGGGCATCGTGAACGCCGCCACGACGGCGATCGAGGCGGGCGACAACTACCGGGCGGTGTCCGAGCGGGCGGTGCGGATGGCGGTCACGGCGATCACGGGCACGCCGGACCGGTAG
- a CDS encoding rodlin, translating into MKKMMAGAAVAVSLVGLSAVAAPSAMAIGNDGGTTTLNGNGATSAVGNAATHGDGSPQAQLVQGSLNDLCLGVPVKVNAGSLVGLLVPITAQDINVLSSPQNQQCADNSTQAKGDEALSHLVNGIPVLSGNGVGNN; encoded by the coding sequence ATGAAGAAGATGATGGCCGGCGCGGCAGTGGCCGTGTCCCTGGTCGGGCTTTCGGCCGTCGCGGCCCCCTCGGCCATGGCGATCGGTAACGACGGTGGCACCACCACCCTCAACGGCAACGGTGCCACCAGCGCCGTCGGCAACGCCGCGACCCACGGCGACGGCAGCCCGCAGGCCCAGCTCGTCCAGGGCTCGCTCAACGACCTGTGCCTGGGTGTTCCGGTCAAGGTGAACGCGGGCTCGCTCGTGGGTCTGCTCGTGCCGATCACGGCCCAGGACATCAACGTCCTGTCCTCGCCGCAGAACCAGCAGTGCGCCGACAACTCCACCCAGGCCAAGGGTGACGAGGCCCTGTCGCACCTGGTCAACGGCATCCCGGTCCTCTCCGGGAACGGCGTCGGCAACAACTGA
- a CDS encoding MFS transporter yields MAAAGQRLRTALTGGPMSVRGFRLLLAGQLSSTVGDYCYAVALPWLILSGDGGPVLLGTVLACYGIPRVVTIPLGGLVADRIGGRRVMLMTDLVRAAAVGTLAVIASTGTPTLAQLAPIAVVLGACSGMFIPASYTLLPALLRKEDLGRGNALSTMVNQVGGLLGPTAGGALVAAFDAGPALTVDAASFLVSALVLSRIRTGADAAADGAAPGGAAPGEASAPRTTFTELLRHGRLLHVVLVVALVCNLAFSGTIEVALPELAHQDMGVTGYGVLLTCLSLGGLAGSLVAARSRPVRSPAYLFAVLAVVMGIALSAVPYAGGLAGAAICVCVYALASGWQNIVVVTMLQVWAPPALIGRVMSLVMLAVMGTFPVSVAVAGFGVRHLGAAPFFPVAGGAIALTVVGALTQRVFRDHRADTEYTPPDLVPAGTPAGPAPGVPAARSARPRRDDSQESQR; encoded by the coding sequence GTGGCAGCAGCCGGACAGCGACTCCGTACGGCACTGACGGGCGGACCCATGTCGGTGCGCGGCTTCCGGCTGCTGCTCGCCGGCCAGCTCTCCTCCACGGTCGGCGACTACTGCTACGCCGTCGCGCTGCCCTGGCTCATCCTCTCCGGCGACGGCGGCCCGGTCCTGCTCGGCACCGTCCTCGCCTGCTACGGCATCCCCCGCGTCGTCACCATTCCGCTGGGCGGTCTGGTGGCCGACCGGATCGGCGGCCGGCGGGTCATGCTGATGACCGACCTGGTCCGGGCCGCCGCCGTCGGCACCCTCGCCGTCATCGCCTCCACCGGAACCCCGACCCTCGCCCAACTCGCCCCGATCGCGGTCGTCCTGGGCGCCTGCTCCGGCATGTTCATCCCCGCCTCGTACACCCTCCTGCCGGCCCTGCTGCGCAAGGAGGACCTCGGCCGGGGCAACGCCCTGTCGACCATGGTCAACCAGGTCGGCGGCCTCCTCGGACCCACCGCGGGCGGCGCCCTGGTGGCCGCCTTCGACGCGGGCCCGGCGCTCACGGTCGACGCCGCGTCCTTCCTCGTGTCGGCGCTGGTCCTCTCCCGGATACGCACCGGCGCGGACGCGGCGGCGGACGGCGCCGCACCGGGCGGGGCCGCGCCGGGCGAAGCCTCCGCCCCCCGCACGACCTTCACCGAACTCCTGCGCCACGGACGGCTGCTGCACGTCGTCCTGGTCGTCGCCCTGGTCTGCAACCTGGCCTTCAGCGGCACCATCGAGGTGGCCCTGCCCGAACTCGCCCACCAGGACATGGGCGTCACCGGCTACGGCGTCCTGCTGACCTGCCTGAGCCTGGGCGGCCTGGCCGGCTCCCTGGTCGCCGCCCGCAGCCGCCCCGTACGGTCGCCCGCCTACCTGTTCGCCGTGCTCGCCGTCGTCATGGGCATCGCCCTCAGCGCCGTACCGTACGCCGGGGGCCTGGCCGGGGCCGCGATCTGCGTCTGCGTCTACGCGCTGGCCAGCGGCTGGCAGAACATCGTCGTCGTCACGATGCTCCAGGTCTGGGCCCCGCCCGCGCTCATCGGCCGGGTCATGAGCCTGGTCATGCTGGCCGTCATGGGCACCTTCCCGGTCTCCGTCGCGGTGGCCGGCTTCGGGGTGCGCCACCTGGGCGCGGCCCCCTTCTTTCCGGTGGCGGGCGGCGCCATCGCCCTGACCGTCGTGGGCGCCCTCACCCAGCGCGTCTTCCGCGACCACCGCGCCGACACCGAGTACACCCCGCCCGACCTCGTACCGGCCGGCACTCCGGCCGGGCCCGCACCCGGCGTACCGGCCGCCCGCTCCGCGCGACCGCGGCGGGACGACAGTCAGGAGTCACAGCGATGA
- a CDS encoding chaplin — protein sequence MLVMAAASGILTASGGYAFADATADGAAVGSPGVASGNVVQVPVHVPVNVCGNTVNVIGLLNPAFGNECENEGGSGSGDSQGASATGVAANSPGVLSGNVVQAPVDIPVNVCGNSVNVVGLLNPAAGNECENGGGDEVTPPPVVEPPTEEPPHHKPPHHKPPKGHHDHDCDCTTPEPPKPPTPPVHHHDDDCPPSHHHNPPEPPKPPTPPTPPAHHHDDDCPPSHHHTPPTPPEPPTTPTPPVHHHDDDCPPSHHHKPPQMADTGANENLGLAGGAAAAMVLGGGLMMGRARAAKK from the coding sequence ATGCTCGTCATGGCGGCGGCGTCAGGCATCCTGACCGCCTCGGGCGGCTACGCCTTCGCCGATGCCACGGCAGACGGCGCCGCCGTCGGTTCGCCCGGCGTCGCTTCGGGCAACGTCGTGCAGGTTCCGGTGCACGTGCCCGTCAATGTCTGCGGCAACACGGTCAACGTGATCGGGCTGCTGAACCCGGCCTTCGGCAACGAGTGCGAGAACGAGGGCGGCTCCGGCTCCGGCGACTCCCAGGGCGCCAGCGCCACCGGCGTCGCGGCCAACTCCCCCGGTGTCCTGTCGGGCAACGTGGTCCAGGCCCCCGTCGACATCCCCGTCAACGTCTGCGGCAACAGCGTCAACGTGGTCGGGCTGCTGAACCCGGCCGCCGGCAACGAGTGCGAGAACGGTGGGGGCGACGAGGTCACCCCGCCGCCCGTGGTGGAGCCGCCGACCGAGGAGCCCCCGCACCACAAGCCGCCGCACCACAAGCCGCCGAAGGGTCACCACGACCACGACTGCGACTGCACCACGCCGGAGCCTCCCAAGCCTCCGACGCCGCCGGTGCACCACCACGACGACGACTGCCCGCCGAGCCACCACCACAACCCGCCGGAGCCCCCGAAGCCTCCGACGCCGCCGACCCCGCCGGCACACCACCACGACGACGACTGCCCGCCCAGTCACCACCACACCCCGCCCACCCCGCCGGAGCCGCCGACCACGCCGACTCCCCCGGTGCACCACCACGACGACGACTGCCCGCCGAGCCACCACCACAAGCCGCCGCAGATGGCGGACACCGGTGCCAATGAGAACCTGGGCCTCGCCGGTGGCGCCGCCGCCGCGATGGTCCTCGGTGGCGGTCTGATGATGGGCCGCGCCCGCGCCGCGAAGAAGTGA
- a CDS encoding flavoprotein, whose amino-acid sequence MAAGTGPDTPRRLLIGVCGSGNVLAVPQYLMALRTGLGPGVEIRMIMTRSAAAIIPPSTMRLLCRTVYCDGEDELTTGHVAPAVWAERFVVLPATANMLGQAANGLASGLLSSALLAHERPVVFFPSMNSLMWERPAVRRNVDRLRADGHAVIDPVPAPAWQIAAGEVRKNLGLPPSSTVATVIGEFLAMPVDPLGG is encoded by the coding sequence ATGGCGGCCGGGACCGGCCCGGACACCCCGCGCCGGCTGCTCATCGGGGTCTGCGGCTCCGGCAACGTGCTCGCGGTGCCGCAGTACCTCATGGCGCTGCGCACCGGCCTCGGACCCGGCGTCGAGATCCGCATGATCATGACCCGGTCCGCCGCCGCGATCATCCCGCCCTCCACCATGCGGCTGCTGTGCCGCACCGTCTACTGCGACGGCGAGGACGAACTGACGACCGGTCATGTCGCCCCGGCCGTCTGGGCGGAACGCTTCGTCGTACTGCCCGCCACCGCCAACATGCTCGGCCAGGCCGCCAACGGACTCGCCTCCGGACTGCTCAGCTCCGCCCTGCTCGCCCATGAGCGCCCGGTGGTGTTCTTCCCGAGCATGAACAGCCTGATGTGGGAGCGCCCCGCCGTCCGCCGCAACGTCGACCGGCTGCGCGCGGACGGCCACGCGGTCATCGACCCGGTACCCGCACCCGCCTGGCAGATCGCCGCGGGCGAGGTGCGCAAGAACCTCGGGCTGCCCCCGTCCAGCACCGTGGCCACGGTGATCGGCGAGTTCCTGGCCATGCCGGTCGACCCGCTCGGCGGCTGA
- a CDS encoding rodlin, giving the protein MIKKVLATGAVAASILGLGATQAMAIGNDGGTTTVNGNGATEVLGNAETYGDGSPQFDLVQGSLNKACVGLPLKANLGSLIGLVPITVQDVNVLSNPQNQQCTENSTQAKGDEPLSHILDGIPVLSGNGAGNR; this is encoded by the coding sequence GTGATCAAGAAGGTCCTGGCTACGGGTGCTGTCGCCGCCTCCATCCTCGGGCTCGGCGCCACGCAGGCGATGGCCATCGGCAACGACGGCGGTACGACCACGGTCAACGGCAACGGCGCCACCGAGGTGCTCGGCAACGCCGAGACGTACGGCGACGGCAGCCCGCAGTTCGACCTGGTCCAGGGCTCCCTGAACAAGGCCTGCGTCGGTCTGCCGCTCAAGGCGAACCTGGGTTCGCTGATCGGTCTCGTCCCGATTACGGTCCAGGACGTCAACGTCCTGTCCAACCCGCAGAACCAGCAGTGCACCGAGAACTCCACCCAGGCCAAGGGCGACGAGCCGCTGTCGCACATCCTGGACGGCATCCCGGTCCTCTCGGGCAACGGCGCCGGCAACCGCTGA
- a CDS encoding ABC transporter ATP-binding protein produces MNAPTPPPLELDGVTVSFGRGETRTTVFDGLGLTFEPGVMTALVGPSGSGKSSLLAVAGALLRPEAGRVLLGDEDLAALTDAGRARVRREHIGYMFQSGNLLSALPAVEQLLAAAYIGGHSPRAHRARAEEALRAVGLGHRLRHRPEQLSGGERQRIALARALFLSPRLLLVDEPTAAVDRSQAGELAALLADRTREDRCVTVVATHDPVVAGAAGRVVDMAALTG; encoded by the coding sequence ATGAACGCCCCGACGCCCCCGCCGCTCGAACTGGACGGCGTCACCGTCTCGTTCGGGCGCGGCGAGACCCGCACCACCGTCTTCGACGGACTCGGCCTCACCTTCGAACCCGGCGTGATGACCGCCCTCGTCGGCCCGTCCGGCTCCGGCAAGTCCTCGCTCCTTGCCGTGGCGGGCGCCCTGCTGCGGCCCGAGGCCGGCCGGGTCCTGCTCGGCGACGAGGACCTCGCGGCCCTCACCGACGCCGGGCGCGCCCGGGTCCGCCGCGAGCACATCGGCTACATGTTCCAGAGCGGCAACCTGCTCTCCGCGCTGCCCGCCGTCGAACAGCTCCTGGCCGCCGCGTACATCGGCGGGCACAGCCCCCGCGCCCACCGGGCCCGCGCCGAGGAGGCGCTGCGCGCGGTCGGCCTGGGCCACCGGCTGCGCCACCGCCCCGAGCAGCTGTCCGGCGGCGAGCGCCAGCGCATCGCCCTGGCCCGCGCGCTCTTCCTGTCGCCTCGGCTGCTGCTCGTGGACGAGCCGACCGCGGCCGTGGACCGCTCCCAGGCGGGCGAACTGGCCGCGCTGCTGGCCGACCGCACCCGCGAGGACCGGTGTGTCACCGTCGTCGCCACGCACGACCCGGTGGTGGCCGGGGCGGCCGGCCGGGTGGTGGACATGGCCGCGCTGACCGGGTAG
- a CDS encoding DUF5949 family protein, translating into MTSPQTASGSFTPAQLGSLILIGWNGEYQQSGHDAAFLLAYSLGDGAEGPVVGEHAMRIALQRAGLTVGGPSVRADETPGLSVKLLVQAGQAVLTLPHFTAQYPVRSEWLAAANGMGEVHAMFATRPWPQGAPGLPVGEAELRAFAGDPDVIATSAHCVLPVRGLR; encoded by the coding sequence ATGACCTCCCCCCAGACAGCCTCCGGCTCGTTCACCCCGGCCCAGTTGGGCTCTCTCATCCTGATCGGCTGGAACGGCGAGTACCAGCAGAGCGGGCACGACGCCGCCTTCCTTCTCGCCTATTCGCTGGGCGACGGAGCGGAGGGGCCGGTGGTCGGCGAGCACGCCATGCGCATCGCGCTGCAGCGCGCCGGGCTGACCGTCGGCGGCCCCTCGGTTCGCGCCGACGAGACGCCGGGACTCTCCGTGAAGCTCCTCGTCCAGGCCGGTCAGGCCGTGCTGACCCTGCCGCACTTCACCGCGCAGTACCCGGTCCGCTCCGAATGGCTGGCCGCGGCCAACGGCATGGGCGAGGTGCACGCGATGTTCGCCACCCGCCCTTGGCCGCAGGGCGCTCCCGGACTCCCGGTGGGCGAGGCGGAGCTGCGGGCCTTCGCCGGTGACCCGGACGTCATCGCGACCTCGGCGCACTGCGTGCTTCCGGTGCGCGGCCTGCGCTGA
- a CDS encoding chaplin, whose product MKYTKIAAVAAGTLMAVGAATPAFADAGAEGAAVASPGVVSGNTIQVPINIPINLCGNTIDVVGVLNPAFGNTCVNA is encoded by the coding sequence GTGAAGTACACCAAGATCGCCGCCGTCGCCGCCGGTACCCTCATGGCCGTCGGTGCCGCCACCCCGGCCTTCGCCGACGCGGGCGCCGAGGGCGCCGCAGTCGCCTCGCCGGGCGTCGTCTCGGGCAACACCATCCAGGTTCCGATCAACATCCCGATCAACCTGTGCGGCAACACCATCGACGTCGTCGGCGTGCTGAACCCGGCCTTCGGCAACACCTGCGTCAACGCCTGA